Proteins co-encoded in one Malus sylvestris chromosome 7, drMalSylv7.2, whole genome shotgun sequence genomic window:
- the LOC126629896 gene encoding uncharacterized protein LOC126629896: protein MPQQKFNPFSPSCPLSYAPSALSPLAHVSTETPNLMASSRPPPQKPLDLDLTIVSAKHLKNVNWKNGDLKPYAVFWVDPDRRLATKSDDSGSTRPVWNERFTVPLTLSLHHSFLTLEIFHSKPSDTPKPLVGTLRVPLKDLPNQDDSTRIRTFQLVRPSGRPQGKIRVKLAVRERPLPPDYHITPPPSYFYGGAPMPPPPVRDFRSYSPSPYISTLQASAPSPSLSPPPPPYHYSSYSDQYSSYYPAYYSSAPPPPPRPFFDRPVNYGGPSGSAGPGGPSAPLDYSNYDQNQKPKSGKMGLGTGLAVGAVAGGLGALALDEGLRYEEDKMAERVENDMGERDEYSNYRADY from the coding sequence ATGCCCCAACAGAAATTCAATCCCTTCTCTCCTTCTTGCCCATTATCCTACGCACCCTCAGCACTCTCCCCACTCGCGCACGTTAGCACAGAGACGCCTAACCTCATGGCTTCCTCCCGCCCTCCGCCGCAGAAGCCTCTCGATCTCGACCTCACGATCGTCTCCGCCAAGCATCTCAAGAACGTCAACTGGAAGAACGGCGACCTCAAGCCCTACGCGGTCTTCTGGGTGGACCCCGACCGCCGGCTGGCCACCAAGTCCGACGACTCCGGCTCCACCCGCCCGGTCTGGAACGAGCGGTTCACCGTCCCCCTCACCCTCTCCCTCCACCACTCGTTCCTCACCCTCGAAATCTTCCACTCCAAACCCTCCGACACTCCCAAGCCCTTAGTTGGCACCCTCCGGGTCCCACTCAAGGACCTGCCAAATCAGGACGACTCGACCCGAATCCGGACCTTCCAGCTCGTCCGTCCCTCCGGCCGTCCCCAGGGCAAGATCCGCGTAAAGCTCGCCGTTCGAGAGCGACCCCTGCCGCCAGATTACCATATTACCCCTCCTCCTAGCTATTTTTACGGTGGTGCCCCTATGCCCCCACCGCCTGTTCGCGACTTCAGGTCATACTCGCCGTCGCCTTACATCTCTACTTTACAAGCTTCGGCTCCTAGTCCATCGCTTTCGCCACCGCCTCCGCCTTACCATTACAGCTCCTATTCCGATCAGTACTCGAGTTACTATCCAGCGTACTACTCCAGCGCGCCACCGCCTCCACCAAGGCCGTTCTTCGACCGACCGGTGAACTATGGCGGGCCTAGTGGGAGTGCTGGGCCTGGTGGGCCTTCAGCGCCATTGGACTACTCGAATTATGATCAGAATCAGAAGCCCAAGAGTGGGAAGATGGGATTGGGCACCGGATTGGCTGTGGGCGCAGTGGCCGGAGGTCTTGGTGCACTGGCATTGGATGAGGGGTTAAGGTACGAAGAAGATAAGATGGCGGAGAGGGTCGAGAATGACATGGGTGAGCGTGATGAGTACAGCAATTATCGTGCAGATTACTGA